The genomic interval CAGGATGATCTTCGAGGCAACGTGGATTCGCCAATGTCGCCGAGTACTCTCCAtcgccctccacccccagaGCCCGAACCTGAACCGACATTGCCATTTGATTTCCACCGATTCTTGGAACAGTTGCGCAATAAGAAAGCCGATCCTGTTGCCAGATATTTAAAGTCTTTCTTGTCCGAGTTTGGAAAACGGCAATGGATGGTACATGAGCAGGTCAAGATAATTAGTGATTTCCTCACATTTATCGCCAACAAGATGGGCCAGTGCGAGGTCTGGCGCGACGTGTCCGATGCCGAATTTGACAACGCCCGCGAAGGCATGGAGAAACTTGTCATGAACCGCCTTTACAGCCAGACCTTTTCGCCCGCGATTCCACCGCCACAGCCAATTCCAGGAGCGAAGCCAAGGAGACGTGGCGGGGAGCGCCCGATGGGCCCTGGACGGCGGGGACAGCACCaggaggatgttgagcgTGACGAGATTCTTGCTCAAAAGATCAACATCTATAGTTGGGTACGAGAAGACCACTTGGATATTCCACCTGTTAATGAAAGTGGCAAGCGGTTCTTGAAGCTCGCTCAGCAAGAGTTGTTGAAGATCAAGTCGTACCGGGCGCCGAGGGACAAGATCATTTGTGTACTGAACTGCTGCAAAGTCATATTCGGTATGTTTGTTTGTGCTGGATTGTCTCGATCTTTGCTGATACCACACAGGCTTGCTAAAACACGCAAAATCCGACTCCTCGGCTGACTCGTTTATGCCCATGTTAATCTACGTTGTCCTTCACGCAAATCCCGAGCATCTTGTTTCCAATGTCCAGTACATCCTAAGGTTCCGCAATCAAGAAAAGCTTGGTGGCGAAGCCGGGTACTATCTTTCTTCGTTGATGGGAGCTATTCAGTTCATTGAGAACATGGACCGGACGACATTAACTATTACTGACGAGGAATTCGAACAAAACGTCGAGGCTGCTGTGTCTGCCATCGCCGAGAGGCACCGTGCCGagtctccaccacctcctccgcctcagTCTGAGAAGTCTTCAGCATTGAAAGCACCGTCTGCGGGTCGTGTTTCAGCTGACACGGACGCGTCTCTTCGTCCAGATACCCCACGTCGTTCTATGTCGTCGAACGAAGGCCGTGATAGCGGTGAATACAGCGGGAATGATGAAAAGGCGGCCATCACCGGCCTTCTCCGGACGATTCAAAGACCACTCAGTACCATAGGCCGCATCTTCTCG from Podospora pseudoanserina strain CBS 124.78 chromosome 6, whole genome shotgun sequence carries:
- a CDS encoding hypothetical protein (COG:U; BUSCO:EOG0926499W; EggNog:ENOG503NY9E), whose protein sequence is MSPHNQGESSHTQDDGIATGDLPTAGQSADQGAASNEPSTPAPASAAVEEDLLDLGNQDSQETGDGTVESSTLRQDKGKQSSSLDDSNDLMSSIATLKPATSPTTTTATQYLTIESRTYKDPTPPTPAPSQPPSRAPSTAATSRSRHGSSEPSPTRSDVGYDEKRYTSEDEQESGSRSEIQSIMEQFSEEGGGPGVEEVMSPRLEMASPLLGSPMSHPPRKSSLEPLTPSLAQQLQEGIQGLRMSGSSPSDTRGKDKEDFGPPVPPKDDSVYPASPGRSQDDLRGNVDSPMSPSTLHRPPPPEPEPEPTLPFDFHRFLEQLRNKKADPVARYLKSFLSEFGKRQWMVHEQVKIISDFLTFIANKMGQCEVWRDVSDAEFDNAREGMEKLVMNRLYSQTFSPAIPPPQPIPGAKPRRRGGERPMGPGRRGQHQEDVERDEILAQKINIYSWVREDHLDIPPVNESGKRFLKLAQQELLKIKSYRAPRDKIICVLNCCKVIFGLLKHAKSDSSADSFMPMLIYVVLHANPEHLVSNVQYILRFRNQEKLGGEAGYYLSSLMGAIQFIENMDRTTLTITDEEFEQNVEAAVSAIAERHRAESPPPPPPQSEKSSALKAPSAGRVSADTDASLRPDTPRRSMSSNEGRDSGEYSGNDEKAAITGLLRTIQRPLSTIGRIFSDEPSSSEPSTSIASPARTPMPERPDGDARRQRLSAEEAAARQASAETAEAQRLHRAEHANIVETLAGMFPDLDKDIISDVVYQKEGRVGLAVDACLALSS